In one Candidatus Johnevansia muelleri genomic region, the following are encoded:
- the leuS gene encoding Leucyl-tRNA synthetase, protein MNRYYNHIDVERNAQQFWKNNRCFKVFEDMTIEKYYCLSMFPYPSGNLHMGHVRNYSIGDAITRFNIMQGKNVLQPIGWDAFGMPAENAAIKQGISPNDWTKKNIDYMRIQLNSLGFAYDWDREFSTCEVNYYYWEQWFFTKLIKKDLVYKKDSIVNWDPVDNTVLSNEQVIDGYGWRSGAKIESRKISIWFLKITNYAEELLKDLDNLDWPERVKTMQRNWIGKSSGVDIDFYVSEIPDALSKLTIFTTRPDTLMGVSYLAISSEHPIANFLYKNNPKLIKFFKKYCNSLCGEADIENLGINIVYKANHPITKEKLPIYITNFVLMEYGHGAIMCVPAHDKRDWDFANKYSLSKIPVIADINGNIPNIYNGPYTKQGSILINSGEFNFLKTYEAFDIIIKKLEKKYNSIKRVNYRIRDWGISRQRYWGTPIPIKYGKNGEIIALNIDELPVCLPTNIKLKTNKSPLNTIPSFYNLRNLWTRETDTFDTFIESSWYYARFCCHDNNDLMLDERVKYWLPVDIYIGGIEHAILHLLYARFFHKLLRDFGLVHCDEPFKRLLTQGMVVANTYYRKMNDGSNQWFNHIDVKVKSDGSAYLISDGKPVIMGGIQKMSKSKNNGVDPQSMINQFGADTVRLFILFAAPSDQSLEWSYAGIEGAYRFLNRLWKFTYDHIALFGIINKNINVSLLNDRQRAIRRITHITIKKTTYDINSANFNTAIAAVMKLNNTLLRFNDNSIQGLAVIIEALEVSLLILSPIVPHITHVLWNELGHKEAIINARWPKIDDQALFIEEMTLVIQINGKLRTKIKIPADTDLDIIKKIALSDYKIQIYIKCKFITKIFIVPGKLINIVF, encoded by the coding sequence ATGAATAGATATTACAATCATATTGATGTTGAACGTAATGCACAGCAATTTTGGAAAAATAACCGATGCTTTAAAGTATTTGAAGATATGACTATCGAAAAATATTATTGTTTATCTATGTTTCCGTATCCAAGTGGAAACCTTCACATGGGTCATGTGCGTAATTATAGTATTGGTGATGCTATAACTCGCTTTAATATAATGCAAGGTAAAAATGTACTTCAACCCATAGGGTGGGATGCATTTGGAATGCCAGCTGAGAATGCTGCAATTAAACAAGGTATATCACCTAATGATTGGACTAAAAAAAATATAGATTATATGCGTATACAGCTAAATTCCCTAGGCTTTGCTTATGATTGGGATCGAGAGTTTTCTACTTGCGAAGTTAATTATTATTATTGGGAACAATGGTTTTTTACTAAGTTAATAAAAAAAGATTTAGTGTATAAAAAAGATTCAATAGTTAACTGGGATCCTGTAGATAATACAGTACTTTCTAATGAACAAGTAATTGATGGATATGGATGGCGCTCGGGAGCAAAAATAGAGTCACGTAAAATTTCTATATGGTTTTTAAAAATAACTAATTATGCAGAAGAATTACTTAAAGATCTTGATAATTTAGATTGGCCTGAACGTGTAAAGACAATGCAGCGAAATTGGATTGGAAAATCATCAGGTGTAGATATTGATTTTTATGTATCTGAAATACCAGATGCGCTATCTAAATTAACTATATTTACAACGCGTCCTGATACATTAATGGGTGTAAGTTATCTTGCTATTTCATCTGAACATCCAATTGCTAATTTTTTATATAAAAATAATCCTAAATTAATTAAATTTTTTAAAAAATACTGTAATAGCTTATGTGGTGAAGCAGATATAGAGAATTTAGGAATAAATATTGTATATAAAGCCAATCATCCTATTACTAAAGAAAAACTGCCTATTTATATTACTAACTTTGTATTAATGGAATATGGTCATGGTGCAATAATGTGTGTCCCTGCACACGATAAACGAGATTGGGATTTTGCAAATAAGTATAGTTTGTCAAAAATACCTGTAATTGCTGATATTAATGGAAATATTCCAAATATATATAATGGTCCATATACCAAACAGGGTAGTATACTTATTAATTCAGGTGAATTTAATTTTTTAAAAACATATGAAGCTTTTGATATCATCATTAAAAAATTAGAAAAAAAATATAATAGTATAAAACGTGTAAATTATAGAATAAGAGATTGGGGAATATCAAGACAACGTTATTGGGGAACCCCCATTCCAATAAAATATGGAAAAAATGGAGAAATTATTGCTTTAAATATAGATGAATTACCAGTATGTCTACCAACTAATATAAAGCTAAAAACAAATAAATCGCCATTGAATACAATCCCATCATTTTATAATCTTAGAAACCTATGGACTCGTGAAACAGATACTTTTGATACTTTTATTGAGTCATCCTGGTACTATGCTCGGTTCTGTTGTCACGATAATAATGATTTAATGTTGGACGAACGTGTTAAATATTGGTTACCAGTTGATATATATATAGGGGGAATAGAACATGCAATTCTTCATTTATTATATGCTAGATTTTTTCATAAACTGTTACGTGATTTTGGTTTAGTTCATTGTGATGAACCATTTAAACGTTTATTAACGCAAGGAATGGTTGTAGCTAATACTTATTATCGTAAAATGAATGATGGTAGTAATCAATGGTTTAATCACATTGATGTAAAAGTAAAATCCGATGGTAGTGCTTATCTAATAAGTGATGGAAAACCTGTAATTATGGGTGGTATACAAAAAATGTCAAAATCAAAAAATAATGGCGTTGATCCACAATCCATGATTAATCAATTTGGTGCTGATACAGTACGTTTATTTATACTGTTTGCGGCTCCATCAGATCAATCTCTAGAATGGTCATATGCTGGTATTGAGGGGGCATATCGGTTCCTTAACAGGCTATGGAAATTTACTTATGATCATATAGCTTTGTTTGGGATAATTAATAAAAACATTAATGTTTCGTTACTAAATGATCGTCAGCGTGCTATACGTAGAATAACTCATATAACTATAAAAAAAACAACATATGATATTAATAGTGCAAACTTCAATACAGCAATAGCTGCTGTAATGAAACTAAATAATACACTATTACGATTCAACGATAATAGTATTCAAGGTTTAGCTGTTATTATTGAAGCACTAGAAGTAAGTCTATTAATACTTTCACCTATTGTACCACATATAACTCACGTTTTATGGAATGAATTAGGACATAAAGAGGCTATTATTAATGCAAGGTGGCCTAAAATTGATGATCAAGCATTATTCATTGAAGAAATGACACTAGTAATTCAAATTAATGGAAAGTTACGTACTAAAATTAAAATTCCTGCAGATACAGATCTTGATATTATAAAAAAAATAGCATTATCAGATTATAAAATACAGATTTATATTAAATGTAAATTTATTACAAAAATTTTTATTGTTCCAGGTAAATTAATAAACATTGTGTTTTAA
- a CDS encoding iojap-like ribosome-associated protein, whose protein sequence is MHKNIAEIVINALNQLNGQNIIEIDVTTLTNITDTMIIASGTSNIHIFALANNMVKKLKEKGFIPLSIEGNKNDDWILVDISYVIVHIMLPDIRKKYNLEGIWII, encoded by the coding sequence ATGCATAAAAATATTGCTGAAATTGTAATTAATGCATTAAATCAGTTAAATGGACAAAATATAATTGAAATAGATGTTACAACATTAACTAATATTACTGATACAATGATTATCGCTAGTGGTACCTCTAATATACATATATTTGCATTAGCTAATAATATGGTGAAAAAATTAAAAGAAAAAGGATTTATACCATTAAGCATTGAAGGGAATAAAAACGATGATTGGATACTAGTTGATATTTCATATGTAATAGTACATATTATGTTGCCTGATATACGTAAAAAATATAATTTAGAAGGTATTTGGATAATATAA
- the lipB gene encoding Octanoyltransferase, producing the protein MQEIYIYIYHIGICNYKTTLTAMQEYTYRRSLYDSDNIWLIEHDPVFTQGGNIETLIKLDIPIIKSDRGGKITYHGPGQLIFYILFDLKRSRLGVRELVTIIEKSTILTLATHGIFSYTKESAPGVYVLIDGYEAKISSIGIRIKRGCSFHGLAYNVDMDITPFEIINPCGYFGMQMTQLKDFMHYYSITIKIEYNRWIKCFYHKISSNYSFLIIEKKGLPEILTQAF; encoded by the coding sequence ATGCAAGAAATTTATATATATATTTATCATATTGGGATTTGCAATTACAAAACCACGCTTACTGCAATGCAGGAATACACCTATAGAAGATCTTTGTATGATTCAGATAATATATGGTTAATTGAACATGATCCAGTTTTTACTCAAGGTGGTAATATTGAAACTTTAATAAAATTGGATATTCCTATAATTAAATCAGATAGAGGGGGCAAAATTACGTATCATGGGCCAGGTCAGTTAATTTTTTATATATTGTTTGATTTAAAACGTAGCAGGTTAGGAGTTCGCGAATTAGTTACTATTATAGAAAAATCTACTATTTTAACACTTGCAACACACGGAATTTTTTCATATACTAAAGAAAGTGCTCCTGGTGTTTACGTTTTAATAGACGGATATGAAGCTAAGATATCATCTATTGGTATTCGTATTAAACGTGGTTGTAGTTTTCATGGTCTTGCTTATAATGTTGATATGGATATTACTCCATTTGAAATTATTAATCCATGCGGGTATTTTGGTATGCAAATGACTCAGCTGAAAGACTTTATGCACTACTATTCAATAACAATAAAGATTGAATATAATCGTTGGATTAAATGTTTTTATCATAAAATTAGTAGTAATTATTCTTTTTTAATAATTGAAAAAAAAGGATTACCTGAAATATTAACCCAGGCTTTTTAA
- the lipA gene encoding Lipoyl synthase, translating to MRGAYKFGYRYINVIQTIKPNWLRVRIPNISDNIIGIKKILRKHKLNTVCEEASCPNLSECFNNRTLTFMIMGAICTRRCSFCDVAHGRPDTPNVNESIELAKAISEMHLNYVVITSVNRDDLQYCGANKFIECIIEIRKLSQNIKIEILVPDFRGCMDTAIKILCKEPPNVFNHNIETVPILYRKVRPGANYQCSLNLLKRYKQLNPLRITKSGLMVGIGETNQQIIDVMNDLRTHGVDMLTIGQYLQPSRYHIPIARWVNPTTFNFFEKEGYAMGFTHVASGPLVRSSYHADKQVYSVN from the coding sequence ATGCGTGGTGCCTATAAATTTGGGTATCGTTATATTAATGTAATACAAACAATTAAGCCGAATTGGCTACGTGTGCGTATCCCTAATATTTCAGATAATATTATAGGTATAAAAAAAATATTACGCAAGCATAAATTAAATACAGTATGCGAAGAGGCTTCTTGTCCTAACTTAAGTGAATGCTTCAATAATAGGACTTTAACTTTTATGATTATGGGAGCTATTTGTACTCGTCGTTGTTCATTCTGTGATGTAGCACATGGTCGTCCGGATACCCCTAATGTAAATGAATCAATTGAATTAGCTAAAGCCATTTCGGAAATGCATCTTAATTATGTTGTTATAACATCAGTAAATCGCGATGATTTACAATATTGTGGTGCAAATAAATTTATTGAATGTATAATTGAAATTCGTAAGTTATCTCAAAATATTAAAATTGAAATACTAGTTCCTGATTTTCGTGGGTGTATGGATACAGCTATAAAAATTCTCTGTAAAGAGCCCCCAAACGTTTTTAATCACAATATTGAAACTGTACCTATATTATATAGAAAAGTACGTCCTGGGGCCAATTATCAGTGTTCATTAAATTTACTTAAACGTTATAAGCAACTGAATCCATTAAGAATTACTAAATCAGGATTAATGGTGGGTATAGGAGAGACCAATCAACAGATTATAGATGTTATGAACGATTTACGCACACATGGTGTTGATATGCTCACTATTGGACAGTATTTACAACCATCTCGCTATCATATTCCAATAGCTAGATGGGTTAATCCTACAACATTTAATTTTTTTGAAAAAGAAGGATATGCAATGGGTTTTACACATGTAGCTTCTGGCCCACTCGTTCGTTCAAGTTATCATGCTGATAAGCAAGTATATAGTGTAAATTAA
- the mfd gene encoding Transcription-repair coupling factor: MYKFKNYSLKNIPIYAWGLFIISLIKQSENYSIVIITNENFIINKIKKAIIFLNINELLIIYFIEFNSFPYHSASQNRNIVLSRISTLYKLKNNKKILLLTIKNLMQRIPIKENINKYLKLKLGQHITPKNLKLYINNMGYRKVKSIIEYGEYISLNESINIYPLGNKFPLHINLFNNKIKFLYFFNPIYINIKKKNKIILLPMHEYNLKNHSIYIFKKNFKNIHKSVKKTMYIEKEQYIQIFFNKTSTFFDNINDKLNIILFPNIYSYSKMYCKLFNEIYKNLNINTILPPDNIFTTVPEIFNIINLYNPIQIKKNIFNFDKIPIILIDNYKKLNIIKKFIDKQKSLGNRILFIYNTFFFKILLDKTLKKIKLILENVDNFKHFIKNNIYYGSTIDDSIDNGVIINDIKLVIITYKEIIFENMFNNIFSQKFNNIKPCIPIFHNNHVVDRSVGDFINFEYAKKNNLYVNFKYRDISSRYLESQHNILDKTKVKNYHKKEKKIKNLAIKILDIYSIRKIHKGVYYKNHNNVEYIKFLNQLLFEETPDQINAINEVFSDMIQKHPMDRLLCGDVGAGKTEVAMRAAFIAINSEKQVAVLVPSTLLALQHYDTLCKRFSCTSINIELITRFKKKYIIQKINNIKSGKYNIIIGTHKLLNNNIKFYNLGLIIIDEEHRFGVLHKEKLKIMRIGIDVLSMSATPIPRTLSMINIGIYNISIISKPPPGRIKIKIFIKTYSEFLIIEIINREINRGGQLYYIYNKVHSIQQQANIIRKIVPEARIGIVHGKLNKCNIEKVMNAFINREINILICSTIIEMGINIQNANTIIIDRADKLGLAQLHQIIGRIGRSKQQAYAYLLIPKYSINNYAINRLKTILNSNYLNDGLTIANFDLELRGGGQIFGEEQSGKIIKLGYDLYMEILNKAIKNISTGKSLVNKINIGVFILGFIPESYIYKKYTRLIFYKRIINASNYDNLHKIKMELIEKFGLLPTQVIYLFRLANIKLQAWRLGIKILKATSKNVKIVFSKKNNVYKKILNKEKNIFKIDDYQLFLNINIDQTDKSIYNIESILNKIEN; this comes from the coding sequence ATGTATAAATTTAAAAATTATTCATTGAAAAATATTCCAATTTATGCTTGGGGATTATTTATAATTTCATTAATTAAACAAAGTGAAAATTATTCTATAGTAATAATTACTAATGAAAATTTTATAATTAATAAAATTAAAAAAGCAATAATATTTTTAAATATAAATGAACTTTTAATTATATATTTTATTGAATTTAATAGTTTTCCATACCATAGTGCATCACAAAATAGAAATATTGTTTTATCAAGAATTAGTACACTATATAAATTAAAAAATAATAAAAAAATTTTATTGTTAACTATAAAAAATTTAATGCAGCGTATTCCTATTAAAGAAAATATAAATAAATATTTAAAATTAAAATTGGGTCAGCATATTACTCCAAAAAATTTAAAATTATATATTAATAATATGGGTTATCGTAAAGTAAAATCTATAATAGAATATGGTGAATACATTTCATTAAATGAAAGTATTAATATTTATCCTTTGGGTAATAAATTTCCACTGCATATTAATTTATTTAATAATAAAATTAAATTTTTATATTTTTTTAATCCTATATATATAAATATAAAAAAAAAAAATAAAATTATATTATTACCTATGCATGAATATAATTTAAAAAATCATTCTATTTATATTTTTAAAAAAAATTTTAAAAATATTCATAAATCAGTTAAAAAAACAATGTATATAGAAAAAGAGCAATATATACAAATTTTCTTTAATAAAACAAGTACTTTTTTTGATAATATAAATGATAAATTAAATATAATTTTATTTCCTAATATTTATTCATACTCTAAAATGTATTGTAAATTATTTAATGAAATATATAAAAATTTAAATATAAATACAATATTACCACCAGATAATATTTTTACTACAGTGCCTGAAATATTCAATATTATTAATTTATATAATCCAATACAAATAAAAAAAAATATATTTAATTTTGATAAAATACCAATAATTTTAATAGATAATTATAAAAAATTAAATATAATAAAAAAATTTATTGATAAACAAAAAAGTCTTGGTAATAGAATATTATTTATTTATAACACTTTTTTTTTCAAAATATTACTAGATAAAACATTAAAAAAAATAAAATTGATTTTAGAAAATGTAGATAATTTTAAACATTTTATTAAAAATAATATATATTATGGTAGCACTATAGATGATTCAATCGATAATGGTGTAATAATAAATGATATTAAACTAGTAATAATAACCTATAAAGAAATAATTTTTGAAAATATGTTCAACAATATATTTTCACAAAAATTTAATAATATTAAACCATGTATACCAATATTTCATAATAATCATGTTGTAGATCGTTCTGTAGGTGATTTTATAAATTTTGAATATGCTAAAAAAAATAATTTATATGTAAACTTTAAATATAGAGATATTAGTTCACGTTACTTAGAGTCACAACATAATATTCTAGATAAAACAAAAGTTAAAAACTATCATAAAAAAGAAAAAAAAATAAAAAATCTTGCTATAAAAATACTAGATATTTATTCTATTAGAAAAATACATAAAGGTGTTTATTATAAAAACCATAATAATGTAGAATATATTAAATTTTTAAATCAATTATTATTTGAAGAAACACCAGATCAAATTAATGCTATAAATGAAGTCTTTTCAGATATGATTCAAAAACATCCTATGGATAGACTTTTATGTGGTGATGTGGGGGCTGGTAAAACTGAAGTTGCAATGCGTGCAGCGTTTATTGCAATAAACTCTGAAAAACAAGTCGCTGTACTGGTACCTAGTACACTACTTGCTTTACAACATTACGATACTTTATGTAAAAGATTTTCCTGTACATCAATAAATATTGAATTAATTACTAGATTTAAAAAAAAATATATAATACAAAAAATTAATAATATTAAAAGTGGTAAATATAATATTATTATTGGCACACATAAATTACTTAATAATAATATTAAATTTTATAATCTAGGATTAATAATAATAGATGAAGAACACAGATTCGGGGTATTACACAAGGAAAAATTAAAAATAATGCGTATTGGTATAGATGTTCTTTCTATGAGTGCTACTCCTATTCCCCGTACATTATCAATGATAAATATTGGTATTTATAATATTTCAATAATTTCTAAGCCCCCACCAGGCCGTATTAAAATAAAAATATTTATTAAAACTTATTCTGAATTTTTAATAATTGAAATAATTAATAGAGAAATTAATAGGGGGGGGCAGCTTTATTATATTTATAATAAAGTACATAGCATTCAACAACAAGCGAATATAATACGTAAAATTGTTCCCGAGGCTAGAATTGGTATAGTACATGGAAAGCTAAATAAATGTAATATAGAGAAAGTTATGAATGCATTCATTAACAGAGAAATAAATATATTAATATGCTCAACAATTATAGAAATGGGGATTAATATTCAAAATGCCAATACTATAATAATTGACCGCGCAGATAAGTTGGGGTTAGCACAATTACATCAAATTATAGGACGTATTGGTAGGTCAAAACAGCAGGCTTACGCTTATTTATTAATTCCCAAATATTCAATTAATAATTATGCTATTAACCGTTTAAAAACAATTTTAAATTCAAATTATTTAAATGATGGATTAACTATTGCTAATTTTGATTTAGAACTTAGGGGGGGGGGGCAAATATTTGGAGAAGAGCAAAGCGGTAAAATAATTAAATTAGGTTATGATTTATACATGGAAATACTTAATAAAGCAATCAAAAATATAAGTACAGGTAAATCATTAGTAAATAAAATTAATATAGGGGTTTTTATATTAGGTTTTATACCTGAATCTTATATTTATAAAAAATATACGCGATTAATATTTTATAAACGTATTATTAATGCATCAAATTATGATAATTTGCACAAAATTAAAATGGAATTAATTGAAAAATTTGGTTTATTACCTACGCAAGTTATATATTTATTTAGATTAGCTAATATTAAGCTGCAAGCATGGCGCCTGGGTATTAAAATATTAAAAGCTACAAGTAAAAATGTAAAAATAGTGTTTAGTAAAAAAAATAATGTATATAAAAAAATATTAAATAAAGAAAAAAATATTTTTAAAATTGATGATTACCAATTGTTTTTAAATATAAATATTGACCAAACAGATAAAAGTATTTATAATATTGAATCTATACTTAATAAAATAGAAAATTAA